From the genome of Diachasmimorpha longicaudata isolate KC_UGA_2023 chromosome 19, iyDiaLong2, whole genome shotgun sequence:
TTCTTACCCCTTTCCACTTATTCTTTCGGCTTTTCCGCTCGAAAAAGGATACACCGCGTGTCCGAGGGCCCCTCTCCGCCTTATTTTGCGGGGAATACCTCCCAGAACAACGGAAAGGATCTTCTCCgaccaaaaaaaatcctttgaaatatttcctttttcaaaaatattccttcTCCGAGGtacgaaaaattctttttcagaATTTCTGCGGTGTCTCTCGGTTCTCCCGATTATTCCTCTGCGGAAAATCCATTTTGAACATCTCTACCGAGAATTTTGTTCAACCGTTCGTGCCTGGATCCTTTCGAATCCTTTCTCTTCGGAGGCCCATAACAGCCCAATCGTTGCCGCTAGCGAGATTTCGCTCAAGGGACGTTTTGACAGAGCATGCTTCAGGGCATCCGAAAAGATGGCGTTTGTGGCGAAGAGGAGAAAAACACCCGAGATCGCGGTGAAAACTTCTCTCCCCAATGACAaattgatgttattttgttccCAAAATAACTCTCATTTCGAGGTCCCCAAATTCTATTGGTCAGAATTTCGGAATTCCACATTCCTTCTCGATTTATCACGGTTGAGGGGGCCCCTCCCGCACCCGAGGCCATCCTTCCCTGGGTGACGGGAAGCACAGCGCTCAGCGTGTCAAGATTAACCCCTCCCAAGCGAGAAATCGATAACTTCGAATTTCTTtcgtaagaaaaatttttccttccCCCCGTGCCTGCCTCCCCGGGGTGACGAGGAGACAAAACATGAGGTTCAGGGAAATTCCTGACGATCGAAAATTCGTCCCGAATGTCCATTTTCCTTTTCGGGAAAACCCGGAAATTCGGCTACTcttgaggaggaaaaaaaaatcctcagatTATCTTTGCAGATAATTTTCACTCACCCATTTCTGGGGCACTCATTTACTCCATTGGCGTGGCCCCACGTTGGGCGCCATTTTGTAAGGAGATTTTGCTGGGGCTTTCGCCCAGCGAAAATTCCTAACGTTCTAGAGCCGTCTCTATCGCTCTTTTattgggcgccagccaaacctTCACGGGAGGTTCAACGAAAACCGGCCTCTGGGGAAATATCGTCTACCCAGAGGACTTTTGTGGCCGGACAATGAATTGCCCAGCTAACGTCAGCGTGATACGGTAGAGTGGGCGAGGTCCACCTGGAGTATTCTCTTTACTTAACAACCGCCGGTATTTCAGGCGGCGTCACACACTTTACAGCGGCAGTCCGTTAGGAATGAAAATTCCTCTTTTCCTGGAGAAGCCTCTCAGCTCCTCCAGCCTTCTTCCCCAGGACTTTTCAGTCCTGGAGGATTCAAGAATTCACTGCGAATCAGCCGGGACTCCTCAGAGCCTGGGACGTCGAAAGGCTGATCTAAACCAGAGCAGAACACTGTTACCTACTCCTGATCACCCACACTTTCAACCACCAGTTACCGCTTCAGTCATCGCGAGTCACCGTCTCCGGGTACTCGAACATCGGCATATGGCCGGGTCGACAGGAGGATTACTTCTACTCCAGACCCACGGGTCCACATGCTCGACATTTGTTTCGCCGAGCCGGATAACCCCGGAAACAACAAAGTCTTCACTTAGAGTTCCGAGAAACTCTTATTTCTTATGGGGGGAATGCAGGGCATTCCCCTTCGCTCGCCATCAGCGGTTCTTCACCTGACGACGTGGGACTCTCGCCCCCTTTCCGAGGCCTTTACAAGCCATTGTGCCACATCATACTCGGGAGAAGTCTTTCCAAACCTCTCACTTCGAGCGTCCGTTCTCGACTGCCTCGAGATCTCCTAGGGCGGTTGCCTCCTAGTCTGAATATCTCAGCGGCGATAGGTCATTCCGTTACCCTATCCCACCAATCAACTCGACGGGATCACGGAGGGACCAGACTTTAAACACTGGTACTACATTTTACCCTAGGCTACCCCGACATAGCCTATAGAGTCGCCCATCTGGAATCCCAGTACGTCGGGCCATTTTCCCCTAAACACAGCTGGGCGAGCTCTACTACGGCGAAAGTCTATTAACGTCCTCCAGACTATCGAGTGCACGGTTTCACCCAACCGTACGCCTCTATGTCTTTCATTGGTTCGTGGTTCTCTATTCTTTCATCTCGGGTTTATTCAACCACTGTTAGATGTCTCTTCTCATATGATTATTCATTGAGATATCTCTTTAAGGGGATTTCAACCCGTAACGAGAAAATCTCGttacaatataaaaaatacaaatggttaagtaatactttttcttcaaaaacagggccacatattgaaataaattctgaataaatactAATGTTAATGAATAGATCATTATAATTCCATCTGTTTTGGTTGTTAAAGCTAAATGAGTATGAACCTTACTGCTATGAAGTTGCCAGTCtgtaaaagtaaaaaatcggATTCTTAAAGAACTCAAGCTTGTCAACGTTTCCAACAAATGACCGGTAAATGTTTCTTCTGCTctgattttttacattttgtcaTCTCTTTGGTTTTAAGAGTATTTGTATAGAAAAAATAACAGCattaaacttgttatagaaaaaattttcaattgtgcAATTGAACTTCCAGAGCAAATAGCACGTAATTAAAGCTATTCAGCTTTCagtttctgaaacaaaaaagattATCTGTTCTTAATAACtatttaatgaatgattcaatgcattttcatttatatttccacagaaaatttcttttattaatattctaatgaaaatattatactgAATTCTGCTTGAAACTAAGCCAACATTAGATGAatatattgcaatattctcttgcattgaagggagaacaatgaaaaattaaaagtaattaaattgggataaccataaccattaataaaaaaaaaagtaccttATTCGCGACGTCCATCACCTCTCAGATGCAGATTCAGCTGCCCCTCGTTTGAGAATCAGAGGAAGTGCTTCGACAGCATCATCCAACTCATCTGCATTGAGGGCTATATCCTCAGTGAAGACTGTGATGTCATCCATGCTTTGTATATTCAGAACAAAACCATCCCCGAGACGATCAACTCGACCTTTAATGTTCATTTTGATTGCCTCGATCAAATCTTCTTTCGGGATGTATGTTACCACGTGAATAGTCATGCGATGAACCCTTGTACAAAACATTCCACATCCATAACTCGAACCACTTACCGTGGTAATGCTTCTGAATGGCTATTTGAGCCATCCAGTGATCTGGACTGGCCCGCGAGCAGTACAAACGTTCTCCATCTCAACTTTTTGGTATGAAATGACCTTTGACCTTCCATTGTCAGCTCCATTCTTAATGTCGAATGTGCCAAGGATGTCGAAAGTGCTCCCACGTCAAATTGAAATTCCTTGTCGCTGACAGTGTCCGTTGATCGCCGATATTGTGGATTGGCCGCTTTAATAATACCTCCAGTGATTCTTAGTAcctaaaaagtaaaatttaacatttttcatattttgtcATAGATATTCATACAGATATTCGCATAGATATTCATATAgatattcactttttttcaaaaCAGAAAACTGAACTGggcatttatgttatttattcgttgatattttttaaacaaaatatcttcctgatttttttcagcAGCAACCAAAAAGTTAttgtttttctctcaattttggTTTTTCATGAAATCATTATTATAACTAATTAAGAATTTAAAGCAACAGGCTATCTCATCGAAAATggacaaaaattcattcagattgtttatttatgacaaaaaaaatccacatttaaattttttctttgataatttcacttttttttctttttgaatggaaatgaCTGTACCTGATACATCTTGATATCATCATTGTATTTGAGAGCATCATCCCCCCAGCAAAGGATGCGAACCCTTCTGCCATCATTGTTGTTTAGAATGCATTTGTAAATCCACTTAGATGGAGATTTTGGCAACTCCCTCAGGCCTTCAATGCAGTCGACGTAGCCGATGATTT
Proteins encoded in this window:
- the LOC135171206 gene encoding uncharacterized protein LOC135171206; the protein is MKIIGYVDCIEGLRELPKSPSKWIYKCILNNNDGRRVRILCWGDDALKYNDDIKMYQVLRITGGIIKAANPQYRRSTDTVSDKEFQFDVGALSTSLAHSTLRMELTMEGQRSFHTKKLRWRTFVLLAGQSRSLDGSNSHSEALPR